The following are encoded together in the Ranitomeya imitator isolate aRanImi1 chromosome 4, aRanImi1.pri, whole genome shotgun sequence genome:
- the LOC138674133 gene encoding uncharacterized protein, with product MEFPKTADDWKRIASDFDELWQFPNCGGALDGKHVRITQPANSGSFFFNYKGYFSVILMALVNANYEFVDVDVGMNGRVSDGGVFEHTSFGESLRNNELLLPLNEDTKANLNFVFIADEAFPLHPHLLKPFAQRTLTPERRIFNYRLSRARRVVENAFGIMANRFRVFHTAINLSCRL from the exons atggag tttcccaagacggcggatgactggaagaggattgcttccgattttgatgagctgtggcagtttccaaactgcggtggtgcattagatggaaagcatgtgcgcatcacgcaaccagccaactctggatccttttttttcaactacaaaggatatttcagtgtgatcctcatggcccttgtcaatgcgaactatgagtttgttgatgtggatgttggcatgaatggtcgagtctccgacggtggtgtttttgaacacacttcatttggggaaagcttgaggaacaatgaactgctgttgccactaaatgaagacacaaaagcaaacctaaattttgtcttcatcgctgatgaagctttccctcttcatccacatttgctgaagccatttgcacagagaacactcacaccggagcgcagaatctttaattaccggttgtcgagggcccgtcgtgtggttgaaaatgcctttgggattatggcaaatcggtttagagtgttccacacagctatcaacttaagctgccgtctatag